One window from the genome of Acinetobacter sp. ANC 7912 encodes:
- the tnpA gene encoding IS66-like element accessory protein TnpA, producing the protein MTTNHQTSIASLAKKRRTYSAEFKQQIVQACKAPDVSIASVALQHGLNTNLVSKWIRLIDGKPGNDRSPLPNKPAFIALSCSAPLDPTPTDMLTVQITLPHSKAEIGLKWQVSEISALAELLKALAT; encoded by the coding sequence ATGACTACAAATCACCAGACATCCATCGCATCTCTTGCGAAAAAACGAAGAACATACAGTGCTGAATTTAAACAGCAGATCGTTCAGGCTTGTAAAGCACCGGACGTTTCAATTGCTTCGGTCGCTTTGCAACATGGATTGAATACAAATCTTGTATCCAAATGGATTCGCTTAATTGATGGTAAGCCAGGGAATGATCGCTCACCACTACCGAATAAACCTGCATTTATTGCCTTATCTTGCTCTGCACCATTAGATCCTACTCCTACTGACATGTTAACGGTTCAAATTACTTTACCCCACTCAAAAGCAGAAATTGGCTTGAAATGGCAAGTATCAGAAATATCTGCTTTAGCAGAATTACTCAAGGCACTTGCAACATGA
- the tnpB gene encoding IS66 family insertion sequence element accessory protein TnpB (TnpB, as the term is used for proteins encoded by IS66 family insertion elements, is considered an accessory protein, since TnpC, encoded by a neighboring gene, is a DDE family transposase.): protein MIRIDEIWLSTQPLDMRAGMDTIMAQVVRAFGYIKPHCAYLFCNKRGHRMKVLVHDGLGIWLCARRLEQGKFHWAQVHQGESMAISPEQLQALIQGLPWQRIGRQQVVTML from the coding sequence ATGATCCGCATTGATGAAATCTGGCTCTCCACCCAACCTCTGGACATGCGTGCAGGTATGGATACTATCATGGCTCAGGTGGTGAGAGCCTTTGGCTACATCAAACCGCATTGTGCTTACCTGTTCTGTAATAAACGTGGCCATCGCATGAAAGTGCTGGTACATGATGGACTGGGCATCTGGCTGTGTGCCCGGCGGCTGGAACAGGGAAAATTCCACTGGGCGCAGGTTCACCAGGGTGAAAGCATGGCGATCAGTCCGGAACAGTTACAGGCACTGATCCAAGGTTTGCCCTGGCAGCGCATTGGACGACAGCAGGTGGTGACGATGCTTTAA
- a CDS encoding choline BCCT transporter BetT yields MSSRITSWYSNVNPRVFLTTVIIIGLFLLMVVLAPNSFELMTQQLNQWVTTSFSWFYVLSVAIFLILLIFIALSDMGRIKLGPDHSIPDYKNTSWFAMLFTAGMGIGLMFFGVAEPVMHYVTPPSGEPETIQAAQQAMRVTFFHWGLHAWAIYTLVGLSLAYFAYRHQLPLKIRSALYPLIGKRIYGPIGDSVDIFATIGTVFGVATTLGFGVTQINSGLNYLFGIEQSTGVQVILIIIVSAMASLSVFFGLDKGIKRLSELNLVLALGLLLFVFLAGPTIYLLQTTIQNVGQYASSLFSMTFNLYAYQSSGWIGGWTIMYWAWWISWSPFVGMFIARVSRGRTVREFIVGVLLIPTGFTLIWMGFMGNAALYSILQEANINLMQAVQRDSSVALFEFLHGMPFSAVMSVVATLLVMLFFVTSADSGALVTDYLTAKSDQSPTWQRLFWTVIMALLAIVLLYAGGLAALQSATMLSALPFTLIMLVISWGLIKALRLEVTKMQALQEARITPRAIHNPRSWQQRLGLIMHYAHDEQEVTEYIQSEVRQAFLSIQKEFQRRHHAVVIDEIEQGLCLRVDHQDEANFVYAVVARQILPPSFMPSQDEDSGQHFQAEVFLNEGGQNYDVMEWTREDLLQDILDQYERHLHFLSRVR; encoded by the coding sequence ATGTCTTCCAGAATCACATCCTGGTATTCCAATGTGAATCCTCGTGTGTTTTTAACAACTGTCATCATTATTGGACTATTTCTTCTAATGGTGGTCTTGGCACCAAATTCGTTTGAACTGATGACCCAGCAACTGAACCAGTGGGTGACGACCTCTTTTAGCTGGTTCTATGTCTTGTCTGTGGCAATTTTTCTGATTCTCCTGATTTTCATTGCATTGTCTGATATGGGCAGGATCAAGCTGGGTCCAGACCATAGCATCCCGGATTATAAAAATACCTCCTGGTTTGCCATGCTGTTTACAGCGGGCATGGGGATTGGGTTGATGTTCTTCGGTGTGGCTGAACCGGTGATGCACTATGTCACGCCTCCATCGGGTGAACCGGAAACCATTCAGGCGGCACAGCAGGCGATGCGGGTTACCTTCTTCCATTGGGGACTCCATGCCTGGGCGATCTATACACTTGTCGGATTATCACTAGCTTATTTTGCTTATCGGCATCAGCTGCCTTTGAAAATACGCTCGGCTCTTTATCCTTTAATTGGCAAACGAATTTATGGTCCGATCGGGGATAGTGTGGATATCTTCGCGACCATCGGAACCGTATTTGGTGTCGCCACTACTCTGGGTTTTGGGGTCACGCAGATTAATTCTGGTCTGAACTATCTGTTTGGCATCGAGCAAAGTACCGGAGTACAGGTCATCCTGATCATTATTGTCAGTGCCATGGCTTCACTCTCAGTATTTTTTGGTCTGGATAAAGGCATCAAGCGCTTATCCGAGCTCAATCTAGTTCTGGCTTTAGGGCTATTGCTGTTTGTTTTCCTGGCTGGACCAACGATTTATCTACTTCAAACAACTATTCAGAATGTCGGACAGTATGCGTCAAGCCTGTTCAGTATGACCTTTAATCTCTATGCCTATCAGTCCAGTGGCTGGATTGGTGGATGGACCATCATGTATTGGGCCTGGTGGATTTCCTGGTCACCATTTGTTGGGATGTTCATTGCCCGCGTATCTCGAGGCCGAACTGTCCGTGAATTTATTGTGGGGGTGTTACTGATTCCAACCGGCTTTACCCTAATCTGGATGGGCTTTATGGGGAATGCAGCGCTATACAGCATTTTGCAAGAAGCCAATATTAACCTGATGCAGGCGGTACAGCGTGATTCATCTGTAGCGCTGTTTGAATTTCTGCATGGAATGCCTTTCTCAGCCGTGATGAGCGTAGTTGCCACACTTCTGGTGATGCTGTTTTTTGTGACTTCCGCTGATTCTGGTGCACTGGTCACCGATTATCTGACGGCTAAATCTGATCAGTCTCCTACCTGGCAACGTCTATTCTGGACAGTGATCATGGCTTTACTGGCAATCGTCTTATTGTATGCAGGTGGCCTAGCTGCATTACAATCAGCCACAATGCTCAGTGCCTTACCGTTTACCTTGATCATGTTGGTAATTAGTTGGGGACTGATTAAGGCACTACGGCTGGAAGTCACGAAAATGCAAGCCTTACAAGAAGCCCGGATAACCCCACGAGCCATTCATAATCCGCGTAGCTGGCAACAGCGTCTGGGACTGATCATGCATTATGCTCATGATGAGCAGGAAGTAACGGAGTATATCCAGTCGGAAGTCAGACAGGCATTTTTAAGTATTCAGAAAGAGTTTCAACGCCGTCATCATGCCGTGGTTATTGATGAAATAGAGCAGGGGCTATGCTTGCGAGTAGACCATCAGGATGAAGCGAATTTTGTCTATGCTGTAGTTGCGCGCCAGATCTTACCACCAAGTTTTATGCCGTCTCAGGATGAAGATTCAGGACAACACTTCCAGGCTGAAGTCTTCCTTAATGAAGGTGGACAAAACTATGATGTGATGGAATGGACGCGAGAAGATCTGTTACAGGATATTCTGGATCAGTATGAAAGGCATCTACACTTCTTGAGCAGGGTGCGCTAA
- a CDS encoding cation acetate symporter yields MKWNSLIALAAAAVSSGIAMAGPDLGAAEQQATNWNAIIMFVIFVGATLFITKWAAKQTTSAKDFYTAGGGISGFQNGLAIAGDYMSAASFLGISAMVFLSGFDGLLYSLGFMVGWPIVLFLVAERLRNLGKYNLSDVVSFRLQEKPVRTLAALSSLVVVAFYLIAQMVGAGQLIKLLFGLNYNIAVVIVGLLMMAYVIFGGMLATTWVQIIKAVMLLSGATFMAFMVMKGVGFSFTNMFEQAIGVYSKVHDLNLADATKIMGPGSLASNPVDAISLGLALMFGTAGLPHILMRFFTVKDAKEARKSVVVATGFIGYFYLLTFIIGFGAILYVANNPQFLDVAKMALTGKLQLVGGNNMAAVHLADAVGGDLFMGFISAVAFATILAVVAGLTLSGASAISHDLYANVFKKGQTTPESELRMSKIATLGLAIFAMILGILFEKQNVAFMVGLAFSVAACANFPVLVLSMFWKGLTTRGAVIGGIVGLVTAVVLIVLSKAVWVDTLGIAETAVNPFNGPAIFAMPLSFFCCWLFSVTDNSAQAQAERKAFDAQFVRSQTGIGISGASDH; encoded by the coding sequence ATGAAATGGAATTCTCTTATCGCCCTGGCTGCAGCGGCAGTCAGCTCAGGCATCGCAATGGCTGGCCCGGATCTGGGTGCAGCAGAACAGCAGGCGACCAACTGGAACGCGATTATCATGTTTGTGATTTTCGTTGGTGCCACGTTATTTATTACCAAATGGGCTGCAAAGCAGACTACCAGTGCTAAAGACTTCTATACCGCCGGTGGTGGTATTTCTGGCTTCCAGAATGGCCTGGCGATTGCGGGTGACTATATGTCCGCCGCATCCTTCCTTGGTATTTCCGCGATGGTATTCCTGTCCGGTTTCGATGGGTTGCTGTATTCCCTGGGCTTCATGGTAGGCTGGCCAATCGTACTGTTCCTGGTGGCAGAACGTTTGCGTAACCTGGGTAAATATAACCTGTCTGACGTGGTATCTTTCCGCTTGCAGGAAAAGCCGGTACGTACCTTGGCAGCACTGAGCTCACTTGTAGTTGTTGCGTTCTACTTGATCGCACAGATGGTAGGCGCAGGTCAGCTGATCAAATTACTTTTCGGTTTGAACTACAACATCGCTGTGGTGATTGTTGGCCTTCTAATGATGGCTTACGTGATCTTCGGTGGCATGCTGGCGACCACATGGGTACAGATTATTAAAGCGGTAATGCTGCTGTCTGGCGCAACTTTCATGGCATTCATGGTCATGAAAGGCGTAGGTTTCAGTTTCACCAACATGTTTGAACAAGCAATCGGTGTTTATTCAAAAGTGCATGACCTGAACCTGGCTGATGCAACCAAAATCATGGGCCCAGGTAGTCTGGCGTCTAATCCGGTCGATGCGATTTCTCTTGGTCTTGCGCTGATGTTCGGTACTGCCGGTCTGCCACACATCCTGATGCGTTTCTTTACCGTAAAAGATGCGAAAGAAGCACGCAAATCAGTTGTGGTTGCAACAGGCTTTATTGGTTACTTCTACCTGCTGACATTCATCATCGGTTTTGGTGCGATCCTGTACGTTGCGAATAACCCGCAATTCCTGGATGTTGCAAAAATGGCACTTACAGGTAAGTTACAGCTTGTAGGTGGTAACAACATGGCGGCGGTTCACCTTGCAGATGCAGTGGGTGGTGACCTGTTTATGGGCTTTATTTCAGCAGTCGCATTCGCAACCATTCTTGCGGTTGTAGCGGGTCTGACCCTGTCAGGTGCTTCAGCAATTTCACATGACTTGTACGCGAACGTATTCAAGAAAGGTCAAACCACGCCTGAATCTGAACTGCGTATGTCTAAGATCGCGACTCTTGGTCTTGCTATCTTCGCGATGATTCTGGGTATCCTGTTCGAGAAACAGAACGTTGCTTTCATGGTAGGTCTGGCATTCTCGGTTGCAGCATGTGCCAACTTCCCGGTACTGGTACTGTCCATGTTCTGGAAAGGCTTAACCACTCGTGGTGCGGTGATTGGTGGTATCGTAGGTCTGGTGACTGCAGTAGTACTGATTGTACTGTCTAAAGCAGTTTGGGTAGATACACTGGGTATTGCAGAAACTGCAGTGAACCCATTCAATGGCCCAGCGATCTTCGCAATGCCGTTGTCGTTCTTCTGCTGCTGGTTGTTCTCTGTGACTGATAATTCGGCACAGGCTCAAGCAGAACGCAAAGCATTCGATGCACAGTTTGTACGTTCGCAAACAGGTATCGGTATCTCAGGTGCATCTGATCACTAA
- a CDS encoding ion channel → MKQTWLMCWTTFKRLPSAWLLCLQFIILILSVLSYEYAPYRAATWVIGVLVLLVIARVIRQTPVFTILGLSFVIGALFFSSLVLLGVKQVWVLITAHAFEACAYFSASYGLLRYMFHDRYLTKDELFAAGAAFTLMAWGFAFLYSICQLLIPYSFADPDLQAYQPWLDLLFLSFSVQSATGLADTIPVSPFARMLAMIQMFFGVMYLALIVSRRKHPANTALPSDPISLNLVPT, encoded by the coding sequence ATGAAACAAACTTGGTTAATGTGCTGGACGACCTTTAAGCGCCTGCCTTCTGCTTGGCTGCTTTGTCTGCAATTCATTATCCTGATCCTATCAGTACTGAGCTATGAGTATGCTCCTTATCGGGCCGCGACTTGGGTAATAGGCGTATTGGTTTTGCTGGTGATTGCCCGAGTCATTCGTCAAACCCCCGTATTTACCATACTAGGATTAAGCTTTGTTATTGGTGCACTGTTCTTTTCATCACTGGTTTTATTAGGCGTGAAACAGGTCTGGGTATTAATTACCGCGCATGCCTTTGAAGCCTGTGCTTATTTCAGTGCATCCTATGGTCTATTACGTTATATGTTTCACGACCGTTATCTAACTAAAGATGAATTATTTGCAGCAGGGGCTGCTTTTACCTTAATGGCTTGGGGCTTTGCCTTTCTTTATAGTATTTGCCAGTTATTGATTCCATATAGTTTTGCTGACCCAGATCTTCAAGCTTATCAGCCTTGGCTGGACTTATTATTCTTGAGTTTTAGCGTACAATCCGCCACAGGATTAGCAGATACCATACCTGTGAGTCCTTTTGCCAGAATGTTGGCTATGATCCAGATGTTTTTTGGTGTGATGTATCTGGCTTTGATTGTGTCTCGACGTAAGCATCCGGCTAACACAGCCTTACCAAGCGATCCTATAAGCCTTAATTTAGTCCCCACTTAA
- a CDS encoding DUF485 domain-containing protein, with product MDEVQVERILQNPKFKEMVRRKRNLSWTLTAIMLFVYVGFMLLVGYNKEFLLSSISGGVTTWGIPLGLGIIVLSFVLCGVYSYIANNRLDQLNQEAVREVEAIAHEKGPH from the coding sequence ATGGATGAGGTGCAGGTAGAAAGAATTCTACAGAATCCCAAATTCAAAGAAATGGTGCGCAGAAAGCGTAACCTGAGCTGGACCTTAACAGCCATCATGTTGTTTGTCTATGTCGGCTTTATGTTGCTGGTAGGCTACAACAAAGAATTTCTATTGTCTTCCATTTCAGGCGGTGTGACCACGTGGGGGATCCCATTGGGTCTAGGCATTATTGTTCTGTCATTTGTTCTGTGCGGTGTGTATTCCTATATTGCCAATAACAGACTTGATCAATTGAACCAAGAAGCGGTGCGCGAAGTTGAAGCGATTGCTCATGAAAAAGGACCACACTAA
- a CDS encoding PAS domain-containing hybrid sensor histidine kinase/response regulator, giving the protein MNSWLIIGVLTLYIALLFICAFFGEKHASRLSTRGRMLLFSLTLGVYCSSWTFYGATGAAVREGIIFLPIYLGPLLFVAIGYDIWRRLGRVRQHHAISSIADFVAARYGKSGPLASLVTILAVIAIIPYLALQLRAIALSASVILEPTGGIASTTNSVLFLTGVLAILAMIFGTRQIANTEQHGGLMLAVAFESFVKLFALLAVAGFFVFAEPSNITQISTDIRSTFHDVQMFGVPESFWVQTLLAALAIICLPRQFHVAVVELRDEKHIRGARRWFAIYLTLTTIAIIPIASWALHAAPHYLAIPDVAVLSLPLSYNQDWLTLLAFLGGFSASTGMLLVSSVALSIMLSNDLIMPALWRTNLISRHDKRLPLVLKFTRRVCILAVMLLGFLFYNFFNDIDQLSVFGLLAFSAVAQFAPALIGGLYWRGGSKQGVYAGLLTGFALWAYTLLLPTILRSLPVQFQQFSQDFLNFGPFGWNWLRPEALIGFESFNSLTHGVVWSLGLNLLLYVWVSRIFRPSVAEQIQAESFFYYETKPLPSQSPTTDVSYSHQDVARLKVGDLITLAKRITGEEPTMRAFKQFCTQNNVELNESSSANGMWWRFTEQYLAGTIGAASARTLLTTAMVNNGLALGQVANILDQASQWQRFNQNLIMTMIDHMTQGVSVVDENMCLVAWNNQYLKLFDYPKDIVYVGCPIADLIRYNAERGECGPGSVEEHVRKRIHWMQVGSAHEFERIRKDGRVIQMRGNPIEGGGFVTTFADITAFRENEAVLEARVRERTQQLADALSEQQLAREQADKANMSKSRFIAAASHDLLQPMHAARLFSTALEQSVQSEEDRKTLQQLDRALHGAESMLSALLDIARLEGGTIQPKRQAYPLHDLLSDLELQFKSIAAQRGIKLSVHDAQFWIDTDPQWIRRIIQNFVSNALRYTARGKVVVGVLRSSTRPNHIRIGVWDTGPGIAEEQRIKLFQEFERCGHTSPWGEQGLGLGLAIVQRMTSMLDYPVHVYSELGKGSCFMIDVPLTEAPKVVAAPVQAVPLKSKAFKVLCLDNDETILEGMSTLLTKWGYQVFKATEPEQAQELIKQENIQVWLVDQHLNNDKRGLDFIMANRQNDVPVALITADSDPELPQQLKDLNIVLLKKPLKPASLRSWLSGLKISDR; this is encoded by the coding sequence ATGAATAGTTGGCTCATCATCGGGGTCCTCACCCTCTATATCGCATTACTCTTTATCTGCGCTTTCTTCGGAGAAAAACACGCGAGTCGCTTGAGTACTCGTGGGCGCATGTTATTGTTTAGCTTAACTTTAGGGGTTTACTGCTCGTCTTGGACCTTCTACGGCGCGACTGGAGCAGCGGTCCGTGAAGGCATCATTTTTCTGCCAATATACTTGGGTCCATTACTGTTTGTTGCCATCGGTTATGATATCTGGCGACGTCTGGGACGGGTTCGTCAGCACCATGCGATTTCCTCCATCGCCGACTTCGTCGCTGCACGTTATGGCAAGAGTGGCCCGCTCGCTTCGCTGGTCACGATTCTGGCCGTCATTGCGATTATTCCTTACCTGGCCTTGCAGTTACGTGCCATTGCCTTAAGTGCCTCCGTGATTTTAGAACCTACCGGTGGGATTGCCAGCACGACCAACAGCGTGCTGTTCCTGACTGGTGTACTGGCGATTCTAGCGATGATTTTCGGTACCCGGCAGATTGCCAATACCGAGCAGCATGGCGGTCTGATGCTGGCGGTGGCTTTTGAATCTTTCGTTAAGCTATTTGCCTTACTAGCCGTCGCGGGCTTTTTTGTCTTTGCTGAACCGAGCAATATTACCCAGATCAGCACTGACATCCGTAGCACTTTCCACGATGTGCAAATGTTCGGCGTACCGGAAAGCTTCTGGGTACAAACCCTGCTGGCTGCCTTAGCGATTATCTGTTTGCCTCGCCAGTTCCACGTTGCCGTAGTCGAGCTACGTGATGAAAAACATATCCGTGGCGCACGTCGCTGGTTTGCCATCTATCTGACTCTAACTACTATTGCGATTATTCCAATTGCCAGCTGGGCACTACATGCCGCACCGCATTATCTGGCGATTCCGGATGTCGCAGTGTTGTCTCTGCCGCTCAGTTACAACCAGGACTGGCTCACCTTACTAGCCTTCCTTGGCGGTTTCTCGGCATCCACCGGCATGCTGCTGGTGTCATCTGTGGCGCTGTCCATCATGCTCAGTAATGACCTGATCATGCCCGCACTCTGGCGTACAAATCTGATTTCACGGCATGACAAACGCCTGCCATTAGTACTGAAATTTACCCGTCGCGTCTGCATTCTTGCCGTGATGCTGCTGGGCTTTCTGTTCTATAACTTCTTTAATGATATCGATCAGCTGTCCGTATTTGGCTTGTTAGCATTTAGTGCTGTGGCGCAGTTCGCCCCTGCCCTGATTGGTGGTCTGTACTGGCGTGGCGGCAGTAAACAGGGGGTTTATGCCGGCCTGCTCACTGGCTTTGCGCTATGGGCCTATACCTTACTGTTGCCGACCATTCTGCGTAGCCTACCAGTACAGTTCCAACAGTTTAGTCAGGACTTTCTGAATTTCGGCCCATTCGGCTGGAACTGGTTGCGTCCGGAAGCGCTAATTGGTTTTGAGTCATTCAATTCTTTAACCCATGGGGTTGTCTGGTCACTGGGCCTGAATTTGCTACTGTATGTCTGGGTGTCACGAATTTTCCGTCCAAGCGTGGCGGAACAGATTCAGGCAGAAAGTTTCTTCTATTATGAAACCAAACCGTTGCCATCGCAGAGCCCAACTACGGATGTGAGCTATTCCCATCAGGATGTCGCACGTTTGAAAGTCGGTGACCTGATTACTCTGGCCAAGCGTATTACCGGTGAAGAACCGACCATGCGTGCATTCAAACAGTTCTGTACCCAGAATAATGTCGAACTGAATGAAAGCAGTAGTGCTAATGGCATGTGGTGGCGTTTTACCGAACAGTATCTGGCGGGAACGATTGGTGCCGCTTCGGCACGTACCCTGCTGACCACGGCGATGGTGAATAATGGTCTGGCACTCGGCCAGGTCGCCAACATTCTCGACCAGGCATCGCAATGGCAGCGTTTTAACCAGAACCTGATCATGACCATGATCGACCATATGACCCAAGGGGTCAGCGTCGTCGATGAAAACATGTGTCTGGTAGCCTGGAACAACCAGTACCTGAAGCTGTTCGATTATCCAAAAGATATTGTTTATGTTGGTTGTCCGATTGCCGATCTGATTCGTTATAACGCTGAGCGTGGTGAATGTGGCCCGGGTTCAGTCGAAGAACATGTGCGAAAACGGATTCACTGGATGCAGGTCGGTAGCGCACATGAATTCGAGCGAATCCGTAAAGATGGCCGTGTGATCCAGATGCGCGGGAACCCGATTGAAGGCGGTGGTTTCGTAACGACCTTTGCCGACATTACCGCCTTCCGTGAAAATGAAGCCGTGCTGGAAGCACGCGTGCGTGAACGTACCCAGCAGCTGGCTGATGCTTTATCTGAACAGCAACTGGCCCGTGAACAGGCGGACAAGGCCAATATGTCCAAGAGCCGCTTTATTGCGGCAGCCAGTCATGACCTGCTCCAGCCAATGCATGCGGCACGTCTGTTCAGTACTGCGCTGGAACAAAGTGTCCAGAGTGAAGAAGACCGCAAAACCTTGCAGCAACTGGACCGTGCGCTGCATGGTGCCGAAAGCATGCTCTCCGCCCTGCTCGATATCGCGCGTTTAGAAGGCGGTACGATTCAGCCGAAACGTCAGGCTTATCCATTGCATGACCTGCTCAGCGATCTGGAACTGCAATTTAAGTCGATTGCAGCCCAGCGTGGCATCAAACTCAGCGTACACGATGCCCAGTTCTGGATTGATACCGATCCGCAATGGATTCGCCGGATTATCCAGAACTTTGTCAGCAATGCACTGCGTTATACCGCACGCGGTAAAGTCGTAGTCGGTGTGCTGCGTTCCAGTACCCGCCCCAACCATATCCGCATTGGCGTCTGGGATACCGGTCCAGGCATTGCTGAAGAACAGCGCATCAAGCTGTTCCAGGAATTCGAACGCTGCGGCCATACTTCACCTTGGGGTGAACAGGGCCTCGGCCTTGGCCTGGCCATCGTACAGCGTATGACCAGCATGCTGGACTATCCAGTGCATGTTTATTCCGAACTGGGCAAAGGTTCCTGCTTCATGATTGACGTACCGCTGACCGAGGCTCCAAAAGTCGTGGCAGCACCGGTACAGGCGGTTCCGCTGAAATCCAAAGCCTTTAAAGTCCTGTGTCTGGACAATGATGAAACCATTCTGGAAGGCATGTCGACCCTGCTGACCAAATGGGGCTATCAGGTATTTAAGGCAACTGAGCCGGAACAGGCACAAGAACTGATCAAGCAGGAAAATATTCAAGTCTGGTTAGTGGATCAGCACCTGAATAATGACAAGCGTGGTCTGGACTTTATTATGGCAAATCGCCAAAACGATGTGCCAGTCGCCTTGATCACTGCAGATTCTGATCCGGAACTGCCGCAACAGCTGAAAGATTTAAATATCGTGCTGCTGAAAAAGCCACTGAAACCAGCATCGCTACGTTCCTGGTTATCCGGTTTGAAAATTTCAGATCGCTAA